The Zingiber officinale cultivar Zhangliang chromosome 10A, Zo_v1.1, whole genome shotgun sequence genome contains a region encoding:
- the LOC122026496 gene encoding mitogen-activated protein kinase 4-like, whose translation MAMLSNNPPADFGNKEEMRSYTISNTLFEIDAKYAPMKLLGEGAYGVVCSSINRETSENVAIKKIRNVFEDRIDALRTLREMKLLGKIKHENVIEMKDIMLPSTKRSFVDVYLVFELMDTDLEQIIRSPQPLSDEQCQCFIFQLLRGLKYLHSANVIHRDLKPGNLLVNSDCELKIGDFGLARTKSPRGEGMNGYVVTRWYRAPELLVCSDSYDAAIDMWSVGCIFAAILGRKPLFPGTDSAHQLELILNTLGVNHDAADFDFVTYQPIRDYIDSLPDSPGVPFASMFPDANPLAVDLLKKLLVFNPAKRINATEALEHPYMAQLYDPLLDPAAKGPIDLGFDDDLGEDKIREMIWEETLCYRPGKAAL comes from the exons ATGGCTATGCTATCAAATAATCCCCCCGCCGATTTCGGGAACAAAGAAGAAATGAGATCTTACACCATCTCGAACACACTTTTCGAGATCGATGCCAAGTATGCGCCTATGAAGCTCCTTGGAGAAGGCGCTTATGGCGTCGTTTGCTCATCCATCAACCGCGAAACAAGCGAGAACGTCGCCATTAAGAAAATAAGGAATGTCTTCGAAGATCGCATCGATGCACTGAGGACTCTTCGGGAGATGAAGCTTTTGGGGAAAATCAAGCACGAAAACGTCATTGAGATGAAGGATATCATGCTGCCTTCCACCAAGAGATCATTCGTCGACGTTTATCTTGTCTTTGAGCTCATGGATACTGATTTGGAGCAAATCATCAGATCACCTCAGCCACTTTCCGACGAGCAGTGTCAATGCTTCATTTTTCAG TTGCTTCGAGGACTGAAGTATCTCCACTCGGCGAACGTAATTCACAGGGACTTGAAGCCAGGGAACCTTCTGGTCAACAGTGATTGTGAACTTAAGATTGGCGATTTCGGACTGGCTCGCACTAAAAGTCCGAGGGGTGAAGGAATGAACGGCTACGTCGTCACGCGTTGGTATCGTGCGCCGGAGTTGCTCGTTTGCTCTGATAGCTACGACGCTGCCATTGATATGTGGTCAGTTGGATGCATCTTCGCTGCGATACTCGGCCGCAAACCTCTCTTTCCGGGCACTGACAGTGCCCACCAGCTCGAGCTCATTCTCAACACTCTCGGCGTTAACCATGATGCTGCTGATTTCGACTTCGTCACTTACCAGCCAATTCGAGACTACATCGACTCGCTCCCGGATAGTCCAGGCGTTCCCTTCGCCAGTATGTTCCCCGATGCCAATCCACTGGCCGTCGACTTGCTGAAGAAGTTGCTCGTTTTTAATCCGGCAAAGAGAATCAATGCTACGGAGGCATTAGAGCACCCTTATATGGCTCAGTTGTATGACCCTCTGCTCGACCCCGCTGCCAAGGGCCCCATTGATCTGGGCTTCGATGATGATCTCGGGGAAGACAAGATCAGAGAGATGATATGGGAGGAGACGCTCTGCTATCGCCCAGGAAAAGCTGCTCTCTGA